CGCCCCTCGGTGACGGCACCCTCTGGCACAAGGTCGGGGCGACGCCCATGATCGGGCAGAACGACGTCCGTGACGAGGTGTTCTCGCTCAGCGATGCCCGGAAGCTCAACGCCTGGGCGCGCGACCGCGGGCTGGGGCGCATGTCGATGTGGTCGCTCAACCGTGACACCACGTGTGGGTCGAACTACGTGAACCTGTCGACCGTCTCGAACTCGTGCTCCGGCGTCGACCAGGACGGACTGCTCTTCGCCGACGTGCTCGGCAAGGGGTTCGGCGGCGGGATCGTCGCGGCGGCCTCCGACGTCACGGAGGCCGAGCCCTCCGCCACCGAGCAGCCCACCGACGACCCGAAGACCAGTCCCTACCCGGTCTGGGACCAGGACGCGTCCTACCTCGAGGGCACGAAGGTGGTGTGGCACCGCAACGTCTACGAGGCGAAGTGGTGGACGTCGGGCGACCTGCCGGACGATCCGGTGCTCAGCGCGTACGAGACGCCGTGGCAGATCATCGGCCCGGTCCTGCCGGGGGAGAAGCCCGTGGAACCGCTGACGCTGCCCGACGGGACCTACGCCGCGTGGTCGGGGACGAAGCAGTACGACACGGGCGCCCGCGTCCTGTTCCACGGCATCCCGTACCAGTCGAAGTGGTGGAACACCGGCGACAGCCCCGAGGCGTCCACGAGCGACCCGGACGGGTCGCCCTGGGTCCGTCTGAAGGATGCCGAGGTGCGTCGGATCCTCGACGGGCTCGCCTCGGGCGAGCCGGCGCCGACCGCCACCGCGACGGCGACGCCGGCTCCGTGACGACGCACCTCGTGATCCGGTCCGGCCTGGAGGCACGGTGCGGGTCCGCCCCGTGCCTCCCGTCCGTCGGCTGGGTCACGGCGGTGTGTTCGCTGTGCGCGTGCTCCTGAGTTCTCCCCAGCCCCGTTCGGGGCTCCCGCGAGGTCACCCGTTTCCGATACGCTGGTGCGCCAAGAGGAGGAGGTCCACGATGCCAGAGCCAGTGGTCCCGCAGCCGGGTGGTCAGAAGACTCCGGAACAGCGGCTGGTCGACACGACCCTGACCTTCAGCATGGACATGGGAGCGGCCCTGACGGCCGAGTCCGGTGTCTCGACCGAGGAGCGCGAGGCGATCAACGCCCTGCCCTCGGGTTCGGCGTTGCTGGTGGTCCGGCGTGGTCCGAACGTCGGCGCGCGGTTCCTCCTCGACTCCGACGTCACGACGGCCGGTCGGCACCCCGCTGCCGACATCTTCCTCGACGACGTGACGGTGTCGCGGAAGCACGCGCAGTTCCTGCGCCACGGCACGGCCTTCAGCGTCAAGGACAACGGGTCGCTGAACGGCACCTACTTCGACGGCGTACGCATCGACGAGGCACTCCTGACCGACGGCGCCGAGGTGCAGGTCGGCAAGTTCCGCCTCACGTTCTACGCATCCCGGGTCGACCTGGCGCGCCTGGCGACCGCGTAGTGGCTGCGCGGTCCGCCGCAGCCCGGGCCGGTGCTGCGGTACCGGACCTGCTCACCATCGGGCAGGTCATCGCCCGGTTGAAGCCCGACTTCCCCGACCTGTCGAGCTCGAAGCTCCGCTTCCTCGAGGAACGCGAGCTCGTCACGCCGATCCGCACCGCCAGCGGGTACCGGAAGTTCTCGGCGGCCGACGTCGAGCGGCTCCGGATCGTGCTCGGTCTGCAGCGTGACCACTACCTGCCGCTCAAGGTCATCAAGGACTACCTCGCCGATCTCGACGCGGGGCGCGAGCCCGTCCTGCCCGGCGGCGGTGACGCCCCGAGACCGTCGATCCTCGGCCGCGAGCGTCGGTACACGCGGGACGAGACCGTCCGCGCTGCAGGTGCCTCGCCGATGCTGCTGACCGACGCGGTCTCGGCGTCGCTGCTGCCCGCGGCCGACACCTACGGCGACGACGCCGTGGCGGTGCTCAAGGCCCTCGTCGAACTGCAGCGCACCGGCATCGAGCCGCGGCACCTGCGCACCATGCGCGGTGTCGTCGAGCGCGAGGTCGGCTTGATCGAGTCGGCCCTCATGCCGGTGTCCCGTCGAGGTGACGCCACCTCGCGGGCCAAGGCGACGGAGCTCGCGCGCGAGATCGCCGGGCAGCTCGAGGTCGTCCGGTCGAACCTGATCCGCACGGCGATCGGCCGACTCGACGCATGACCGGCGACCGGTCGGCGTCCGGACCGGGGCTGCGCCCTGTCGACCGTCGGTGGTCGGGGCGTATCCTCGACACGCCGGACGCGCCGGTGCGGATGTGCCGGGCAGACCGTGTCCGAGTCGCTACCGTGGACCTCGGAACAACTCTCAACCCGTCGTTGAACCTTCTGGTGGGAGCTCGAACGTCGTGGAAGGCATG
The sequence above is drawn from the Curtobacterium sp. MR_MD2014 genome and encodes:
- the ftsR gene encoding transcriptional regulator FtsR, whose protein sequence is MAARSAAARAGAAVPDLLTIGQVIARLKPDFPDLSSSKLRFLEERELVTPIRTASGYRKFSAADVERLRIVLGLQRDHYLPLKVIKDYLADLDAGREPVLPGGGDAPRPSILGRERRYTRDETVRAAGASPMLLTDAVSASLLPAADTYGDDAVAVLKALVELQRTGIEPRHLRTMRGVVEREVGLIESALMPVSRRGDATSRAKATELAREIAGQLEVVRSNLIRTAIGRLDA
- a CDS encoding chitinase — encoded protein: MSTTRRLSPVRVTIAVVVAAAVAVAGYAGFDRWHSAQATERQPAWFAAYTDVTATPVFAFEDVKSAKGRNVMLSFVVADHDDACSPTWGSYYSLQGAADQLDLDRRVARLQQQHGEVGVSFGGLANDELATTCTKASDLLGAYRQVVQRYDLSTVDFDVEGDDLTNRAAGERRAKAVAALQDERRAAGHPLAVWLTLPAAPSGLTSDGTTAVAQFLAAGVDLAGVNAMTMDYGEAKGSSQSMYSASVQALQEVQRQLGVLYQRAGTPLGDGTLWHKVGATPMIGQNDVRDEVFSLSDARKLNAWARDRGLGRMSMWSLNRDTTCGSNYVNLSTVSNSCSGVDQDGLLFADVLGKGFGGGIVAAASDVTEAEPSATEQPTDDPKTSPYPVWDQDASYLEGTKVVWHRNVYEAKWWTSGDLPDDPVLSAYETPWQIIGPVLPGEKPVEPLTLPDGTYAAWSGTKQYDTGARVLFHGIPYQSKWWNTGDSPEASTSDPDGSPWVRLKDAEVRRILDGLASGEPAPTATATATPAP
- a CDS encoding FHA domain-containing protein — translated: MPEPVVPQPGGQKTPEQRLVDTTLTFSMDMGAALTAESGVSTEEREAINALPSGSALLVVRRGPNVGARFLLDSDVTTAGRHPAADIFLDDVTVSRKHAQFLRHGTAFSVKDNGSLNGTYFDGVRIDEALLTDGAEVQVGKFRLTFYASRVDLARLATA